The Halorussus limi genome includes a region encoding these proteins:
- a CDS encoding cbb3-type cytochrome c oxidase subunit I, giving the protein MMQKHINPFVVMAGLYLSVGLLAVAGKLSVESGLIESLPRLRWLTIHFVTIGGMTQALFGFLPSLTDSIGGTERSVDGTSRWWQWLLLNAGYPLILIGMATSSTTTAVAGATIVLGALGLLIVTIYRTSRRGHDLLRYYRVAPWFLVIGILAAFGMLLNIHGPGGYFGSIEAHVHANVWGFLALIVAATVLTLLPALFETELRFPQLVPVTFWGVTLGAVGLVAGPWLARHELTMLGLAIYVIGTIGLLVNIVGTYHSSDYRRPKQLGLVLGGYLWLVFPVPWAPLVLLFPDTVPAGPIEIAAINGLVFGWMLQLAMAFLPVVTLASGRSTADDLVEIVTSVAGDITQPSWIQVGSVNVGMFALWLTAFPSIDPIAETLTLGGYALIAIAWLLFVISFWRSLENSSGRKRPSQLIGD; this is encoded by the coding sequence ATGATGCAAAAGCACATAAATCCGTTCGTCGTCATGGCCGGCCTGTATCTGAGCGTCGGACTACTCGCCGTCGCAGGCAAATTATCCGTCGAGAGTGGCTTAATTGAATCGCTTCCTCGTTTGCGGTGGCTAACAATCCACTTCGTCACGATCGGTGGGATGACACAGGCGCTGTTCGGCTTTTTGCCGTCGCTAACGGACAGTATCGGAGGTACAGAACGATCGGTAGACGGTACGTCTCGCTGGTGGCAGTGGTTACTACTCAACGCTGGATATCCACTGATCCTAATCGGAATGGCGACCAGTTCGACAACTACCGCCGTGGCGGGAGCGACGATCGTTCTCGGAGCGCTTGGCCTGCTTATCGTGACCATTTACCGGACGAGCAGGCGAGGTCACGATTTGCTCCGGTACTACCGAGTCGCTCCGTGGTTTCTGGTCATTGGTATACTTGCGGCGTTCGGAATGTTGCTCAACATCCATGGCCCAGGCGGCTACTTCGGCTCGATCGAGGCCCACGTCCACGCGAACGTCTGGGGATTTCTCGCACTCATCGTGGCCGCGACGGTGCTCACGCTCTTGCCGGCCCTTTTTGAAACCGAACTCCGCTTCCCCCAACTCGTCCCTGTGACGTTCTGGGGAGTAACGCTCGGCGCTGTGGGGTTGGTTGCTGGGCCGTGGCTTGCTCGTCACGAACTCACGATGCTAGGACTCGCCATTTACGTCATCGGGACCATTGGACTCCTAGTGAACATCGTGGGAACCTACCACAGTAGCGACTATCGACGTCCGAAACAGCTTGGACTGGTGCTGGGTGGGTACCTATGGCTGGTATTTCCCGTTCCGTGGGCCCCGCTTGTGCTCTTGTTCCCGGACACCGTCCCCGCCGGACCCATTGAGATCGCCGCGATTAACGGGCTAGTGTTCGGCTGGATGCTCCAGCTCGCAATGGCGTTCCTCCCGGTAGTAACGCTAGCGTCCGGGCGGTCCACAGCAGATGACCTAGTGGAGATCGTCACCTCGGTCGCTGGCGACATCACTCAACCTTCCTGGATTCAGGTGGGAAGCGTGAACGTCGGAATGTTCGCACTCTGGTTGACTGCCTTCCCTTCTATAGATCCGATCGCGGAGACGCTGACTCTCGGCGGATACGCACTAATAGCGATCGCTTGGCTACTGTTCGTGATCTCGTTCTGGCGCTCACTTGAAAACTCGTCGGGTCGCAAACGTCCCTCCCAGCTGATCGGGGATTAA
- a CDS encoding VIT1/CCC1 transporter family protein: MIELLFGDELNDAGGYIGEVIYGANDGIVTTFAVVAGVAGAALDPAIVLILGVANLLADGFSMGMSNYLSQQSERDYQVAQGNVTEQGKPPRYTAIITFLAFVVAGWAPLFPYALGLASTFRFSVVVTAVAFFIVGASRTLVTNRRWYAAGGEMLAVGMLAAGVAFAAGNALGGLA, encoded by the coding sequence ATGATCGAACTCTTGTTCGGTGACGAACTGAATGATGCAGGCGGCTACATCGGAGAGGTCATCTACGGGGCCAACGACGGCATCGTCACGACGTTCGCGGTAGTGGCTGGCGTCGCGGGAGCTGCACTCGATCCAGCTATCGTGCTGATCCTCGGCGTGGCGAACCTACTCGCGGACGGGTTCTCGATGGGCATGAGCAATTACCTCAGCCAGCAGTCCGAACGGGATTACCAGGTAGCCCAAGGTAATGTCACCGAACAAGGGAAACCGCCAAGATATACGGCAATAATAACGTTCCTCGCGTTCGTCGTCGCGGGCTGGGCACCCCTATTCCCGTACGCGCTCGGACTCGCCTCAACATTCCGATTCTCGGTCGTTGTGACGGCCGTCGCGTTCTTCATCGTCGGAGCAAGCCGAACCCTCGTGACGAACCGCCGATGGTACGCCGCCGGCGGCGAGATGCTGGCGGTCGGAATGCTCGCCGCGGGAGTTGCGTTCGCCGCGGGGAACGCCCTCGGCGGACTCGCGTAG
- a CDS encoding YqjF family protein: MVVPLRMGWRHLAFMNWPFDPATVAAHLPPSLEVDTYDGRAWLSIVPYLNVAVRPRGVPGTAGFSLPELNLRTYVTSDGEPGVYFFSLDAQGILGVVGARLFHHLPYYYARIEFQESSDGISFESKRLHPGERPVQFTATYGPVGEAFTAAPDSRAEFLTERYRYYTEDLDGRLRYADVSHDPWSLHEAEVTIRENTLFHANGFAPPAGDPVCYYSPGTDITATRSLSRR, translated from the coding sequence ATGGTCGTCCCACTACGGATGGGCTGGCGTCACCTCGCGTTCATGAACTGGCCTTTCGACCCCGCCACTGTCGCCGCCCATCTACCCCCGTCCCTCGAGGTCGACACGTACGATGGACGCGCCTGGCTCTCGATAGTTCCCTATCTAAACGTCGCCGTTCGCCCGCGCGGCGTTCCGGGGACTGCGGGGTTCTCCCTTCCCGAATTGAATCTCAGAACGTACGTCACGAGCGACGGAGAGCCGGGCGTCTACTTCTTCAGCTTGGACGCCCAGGGAATCCTCGGCGTCGTCGGTGCACGCCTCTTCCACCATCTGCCGTACTACTACGCCCGAATCGAGTTTCAGGAGTCCAGTGATGGTATCTCGTTCGAGAGTAAGCGTCTGCACCCGGGCGAACGTCCGGTCCAGTTCACCGCGACCTACGGTCCAGTTGGCGAGGCGTTTACCGCCGCGCCGGATTCGCGCGCCGAGTTCCTCACGGAACGCTATCGATACTACACCGAGGACCTTGACGGACGACTTCGATACGCCGACGTTTCTCACGACCCCTGGTCGCTCCACGAAGCGGAGGTGACAATACGCGAGAACACGCTGTTTCACGCGAACGGATTCGCGCCGCCCGCCGGTGACCCGGTATGCTACTACAGCCCCGGAACGGATATTACGGCTACAAGAAGTCTTTCTCGACGCTGA
- a CDS encoding helix-turn-helix domain-containing protein, which translates to MSLYEASFRVKHECPYREISEHFPDLTIREWYLSDCQVLEISSSEAPTEELLEEINRIGTILHKTMDDSGLNIVTQSCLCSLEESIIDRFEEHNCLYQPPTIHRQGWEHYTVIAFDEADVRALLRDLEADRDIEVLSKTAITEQQIPHSMLAPVDQLFEDITDRQLAALRLALESGYYEQPRQTSLRELAEQTSVARSTYEEHLRKAENKLLTNAGQFLRLVTAASSTNPLRVDQASSHGQSAD; encoded by the coding sequence ATGAGTCTGTACGAAGCCTCGTTCCGGGTGAAACACGAATGCCCGTATCGGGAGATTTCAGAACACTTTCCGGACCTCACGATACGGGAGTGGTACCTGAGTGACTGCCAAGTACTGGAAATTAGCTCGTCAGAGGCACCGACCGAGGAACTGCTTGAGGAGATCAACCGTATAGGGACGATTCTTCACAAGACGATGGATGATTCAGGTCTGAACATAGTTACCCAGTCCTGCCTCTGTTCACTCGAGGAGTCTATCATCGACCGGTTCGAGGAGCACAACTGTCTCTATCAACCACCGACCATCCACCGCCAGGGGTGGGAACACTACACGGTGATTGCGTTCGACGAAGCGGACGTTAGAGCCCTGCTTCGGGACTTAGAGGCAGACCGCGATATCGAAGTTCTCTCTAAAACCGCCATCACGGAACAACAGATCCCGCACAGTATGCTGGCCCCGGTTGACCAGTTATTTGAGGATATAACGGACCGGCAGTTAGCGGCACTACGATTGGCCTTAGAAAGTGGGTACTACGAGCAACCGCGCCAGACGTCGCTCCGCGAGTTAGCGGAGCAAACGTCAGTAGCCCGTTCGACGTATGAGGAGCATCTCCGGAAGGCAGAGAACAAACTTCTCACGAACGCAGGTCAGTTCCTGCGGTTGGTGACCGCGGCCTCGTCGACGAACCCTCTACGGGTGGATCAGGCGAGTTCACACGGACAGAGCGCCGACTGA
- a CDS encoding helix-turn-helix domain-containing protein translates to MPHAKLTINIPDDTWIGEISSRHPEVVFQVVASMPSENTGIGLVQLVATDPLPIITDIQDRDDIDDLELLSKQEDEALLQIQTSNPLLLLPVWRAGVPLTTPFDIKDGQATWKLTTSSSRLSSLRTQLENLGIRFDIEHVREIDANQADQLLTDRQQEILLTAVADGYYRTPREATLGDVADTLEIANATCSDVLHRAEDHIIHWFVDEHMETRFSNR, encoded by the coding sequence ATGCCCCACGCCAAGCTCACGATAAATATCCCGGATGACACCTGGATAGGAGAAATTTCGTCTCGCCATCCGGAGGTAGTGTTCCAAGTTGTCGCGAGTATGCCCAGTGAAAACACCGGTATCGGGCTCGTACAGCTCGTCGCTACAGATCCGTTACCCATTATCACCGATATCCAAGACCGTGACGATATTGACGATCTCGAACTACTATCGAAACAGGAGGACGAAGCGCTTCTCCAGATTCAAACGTCGAACCCACTTCTTCTCCTACCGGTTTGGCGAGCCGGTGTCCCCCTCACGACGCCATTCGATATAAAAGACGGCCAAGCCACGTGGAAGTTGACTACGTCATCGAGTCGTCTCTCCAGTCTTCGCACACAGCTCGAAAACCTCGGCATCAGATTCGACATCGAACACGTTCGTGAGATTGACGCGAATCAGGCAGATCAGTTACTTACCGATCGTCAGCAAGAGATCTTGTTAACCGCGGTTGCGGACGGATATTATCGCACGCCGAGAGAGGCGACACTTGGCGACGTAGCTGATACCCTCGAGATTGCAAACGCCACCTGTAGTGACGTTCTTCACCGGGCTGAAGACCATATTATCCACTGGTTCGTCGACGAGCACATGGAAACACGATTTTCGAATCGATAG
- a CDS encoding MFS transporter produces MSTETELKQGIREHLGQFSLHVLLVFATGLTIGSERAVVPVLGRDVLGVESLLVIGSFVVSFGFVKALLNLYAGKWGGEYGRKPVLVLGWATALPLPIILIFAPSWGWITVGNILLGINQALTWSMAINAKIDLAGPDQRGLAVGIDEAFGYTGVAAGAWITGIIANRWSLRPEPFYFLGVVVVLAFLISIFLIKETVQYAEVEVDDDDHHDANLPFVEVLKRATYGDKTLFAAAQAGHIEKFVDTLYWLAVPLYLTSQGLGIATVGFVVGVHSAMYFLQIATGGLADRIGRRPPVVAGMFLTGAGVLGMVLVEGYLPWVVLSGFSGLGMALLYPNLMTVPGDAAHPTWRATGMGVYRMWRDSGYGVGAILIGLAMEFVNAEAAFYMTAALMFVSGVIVYFWMEETHPEFGTHEPPAPATERSAKTVTQD; encoded by the coding sequence ATGAGTACCGAAACTGAACTCAAGCAGGGAATCCGCGAACATCTCGGGCAGTTCTCACTGCACGTTCTGCTCGTGTTCGCTACGGGCCTGACCATCGGCTCTGAGCGTGCCGTCGTCCCCGTCTTGGGTCGTGACGTACTCGGCGTCGAATCGTTACTCGTCATCGGTTCATTCGTCGTCTCGTTCGGCTTCGTCAAGGCGCTTCTCAATCTTTACGCCGGCAAGTGGGGCGGCGAATACGGCCGCAAGCCAGTGCTTGTCCTCGGATGGGCGACTGCACTACCGCTCCCAATCATTCTCATCTTTGCGCCGAGTTGGGGCTGGATCACGGTCGGGAACATCCTGCTGGGTATCAACCAAGCACTGACTTGGAGTATGGCGATCAACGCCAAGATCGATCTCGCAGGTCCCGATCAGCGAGGGTTAGCCGTTGGTATCGACGAGGCGTTCGGTTACACCGGCGTCGCCGCCGGTGCTTGGATCACTGGCATCATCGCTAACCGGTGGAGTCTCCGGCCTGAGCCCTTCTACTTCCTCGGGGTCGTGGTCGTGCTGGCGTTCCTTATCTCGATCTTCCTGATCAAGGAGACTGTCCAGTACGCAGAAGTTGAGGTTGATGACGACGACCACCACGATGCGAACCTCCCGTTCGTTGAGGTGCTGAAGCGGGCGACCTACGGCGATAAGACGCTGTTCGCCGCAGCACAAGCGGGTCACATCGAGAAGTTCGTCGATACGCTGTACTGGCTCGCCGTCCCGTTGTATCTCACGAGTCAGGGACTCGGGATTGCAACGGTTGGGTTCGTTGTCGGTGTCCACAGCGCGATGTACTTCCTCCAGATTGCTACTGGTGGTCTTGCGGACCGAATCGGTCGTCGTCCGCCTGTCGTTGCTGGGATGTTCCTCACCGGCGCGGGCGTCCTCGGGATGGTACTCGTCGAGGGATATCTTCCGTGGGTCGTTCTCTCGGGGTTTTCCGGTCTCGGGATGGCGTTGCTCTATCCGAATCTGATGACAGTGCCGGGCGACGCGGCACATCCGACGTGGCGTGCGACGGGGATGGGCGTCTACCGGATGTGGCGTGATTCGGGTTACGGCGTCGGCGCGATTCTCATCGGCCTCGCGATGGAATTCGTGAACGCCGAGGCCGCATTCTACATGACCGCTGCCCTGATGTTCGTCTCGGGGGTAATCGTGTACTTCTGGATGGAAGAGACGCACCCCGAGTTCGGGACACACGAGCCACCTGCACCTGCGACGGAGCGGTCGGCCAAGACGGTTACCCAAGACTAG
- a CDS encoding CPBP family intramembrane glutamic endopeptidase, with the protein MVSRNKSAVSGEFDVWGFLLFSHVWTWVWWSIPILQGWHAFRVPGVVFLVVGGIGVTLGGIVMSWQVAGRAGLEDLWRRIIEPSRIPLLWSFVVLVLWPSLALVGAGTATLLGGATQSLSVDPIRTLLADPVGLVSTLLAIFLLGPLHEEIGWRGYWLDRLQLRWGALTSSIVLGVVWAAWHAPLFLMVGYFSSWDFSPEPAWFAFNIVVGSVLYTWVYNNTNRSVLAVILFHFVGNATGQLLDLSSVAQRYQSVATVLLAAGVVVWWGPKALRRDESRPLPDD; encoded by the coding sequence ATGGTGTCGCGGAATAAGTCGGCTGTCTCGGGCGAGTTCGACGTCTGGGGGTTCCTGCTGTTCTCCCACGTCTGGACCTGGGTTTGGTGGAGTATCCCGATACTTCAGGGCTGGCACGCCTTTCGGGTTCCCGGGGTTGTCTTCTTGGTCGTCGGCGGAATTGGGGTAACTCTTGGCGGCATCGTCATGTCGTGGCAGGTTGCCGGACGCGCAGGACTCGAAGACCTGTGGCGGCGTATCATCGAGCCGAGCCGAATTCCGCTCCTGTGGAGTTTCGTCGTGCTCGTCCTTTGGCCATCGCTCGCACTCGTCGGTGCAGGGACCGCGACCCTCCTCGGTGGAGCAACGCAATCGTTGAGCGTCGATCCTATACGAACACTGCTGGCCGACCCAGTCGGACTCGTAAGCACGCTACTAGCTATCTTCCTACTCGGCCCGCTTCACGAGGAGATCGGGTGGCGAGGTTACTGGCTTGACCGGCTCCAACTTCGATGGGGCGCGCTGACTTCGAGCATCGTTCTCGGCGTTGTGTGGGCAGCGTGGCACGCACCGCTGTTTCTGATGGTCGGATACTTCAGCAGCTGGGACTTCTCGCCCGAGCCAGCGTGGTTCGCGTTCAATATCGTCGTTGGCTCGGTTCTTTACACCTGGGTGTACAATAACACAAATCGGAGCGTCCTCGCGGTCATTCTATTTCATTTCGTCGGTAACGCTACCGGACAGCTACTTGACCTTTCATCCGTTGCGCAGAGGTACCAGTCCGTGGCGACGGTACTTCTCGCCGCCGGTGTCGTGGTCTGGTGGGGACCGAAGGCTCTCCGTCGAGACGAGTCTAGGCCACTCCCGGACGACTGA
- a CDS encoding M20 family metallopeptidase — MATPTSIVDGLVDDPASLVDVALELLTVDTSNPPGDTREIVALLESYLADSDIKTQQFAVDESKPNLLATRPGKRETTLLFTGHLDTIPYDEEAWTHDPLGERAGDRIYGRGATDMKGAVAAMLMVARAFAEEDERPPVTLQFAFVSDEEVAGDAGLPALLDVGHLDADACVIGEPTCERGRHSVTVADRGSIWLTLEATGEAAHGSRPMLGRNAIDRLWAAVEAVRTQLRERDLSLPSAVEQIVDESVEYYAPSMGADTARRLFTHPTVNLGIIEGGESVNTVPQTARAQLDVRLTAGVDTEAVLADVRDCIVNHEGVTVADVSWSVGTYENLASPLVESVAATAEDVTGDRIYRRSATGGGDAKTLRNAGVPTVEFALGTDTVHAPDEYITIDALLDNTRVYAGLPSAFATAVDESSDNSVQRG; from the coding sequence GTGGCGACTCCGACATCCATCGTCGACGGTCTCGTCGACGATCCTGCTTCCCTCGTCGACGTAGCGCTCGAACTACTTACGGTGGACACGTCAAATCCGCCGGGCGACACCCGCGAAATTGTCGCCCTGCTGGAGTCGTATCTCGCCGACTCCGATATAAAAACCCAGCAGTTCGCGGTTGACGAGTCGAAGCCGAACCTGCTGGCGACGAGACCCGGTAAACGCGAGACAACGCTACTGTTTACCGGCCACCTCGACACCATTCCGTACGACGAAGAGGCGTGGACACACGACCCATTGGGCGAGAGAGCGGGCGACCGAATCTACGGCCGTGGAGCGACCGACATGAAAGGGGCGGTCGCCGCGATGCTGATGGTCGCCCGCGCATTCGCAGAGGAGGACGAGCGACCTCCGGTCACACTTCAATTTGCGTTCGTCAGCGATGAGGAGGTTGCAGGTGACGCCGGATTACCCGCGTTGCTCGACGTCGGACACCTCGACGCTGACGCCTGCGTCATCGGTGAACCGACCTGCGAGCGCGGCCGCCACTCGGTCACCGTCGCGGACAGAGGGAGCATCTGGCTGACGCTTGAAGCGACCGGCGAAGCCGCTCACGGCTCGCGTCCGATGCTCGGCCGGAACGCCATCGATCGGCTTTGGGCTGCCGTCGAAGCGGTTCGGACCCAGCTTCGGGAGCGCGACCTCTCGCTACCTTCCGCGGTCGAGCAAATCGTCGACGAGTCCGTCGAGTACTACGCACCGTCGATGGGTGCAGACACCGCGAGACGTCTATTTACGCACCCAACTGTCAACTTGGGCATCATCGAGGGCGGTGAGAGCGTCAATACGGTCCCCCAAACGGCGCGGGCGCAACTCGACGTCCGCCTCACGGCCGGCGTCGACACGGAAGCAGTGCTGGCCGACGTTCGAGACTGCATCGTTAATCACGAGGGCGTCACCGTCGCCGACGTCTCCTGGAGCGTCGGCACCTACGAGAACCTTGCGAGTCCCCTCGTCGAGTCCGTGGCTGCGACCGCGGAGGACGTTACAGGTGACCGCATCTACCGGCGGAGCGCGACCGGCGGTGGGGACGCCAAGACGCTTCGCAACGCCGGCGTACCGACAGTCGAGTTCGCGCTGGGTACCGACACGGTCCACGCGCCAGACGAGTACATCACGATCGACGCACTCCTCGATAACACACGGGTATACGCCGGATTACCGAGCGCCTTCGCCACGGCAGTCGACGAATCGTCAGACAACTCCGTACAAAGAGGATAG
- a CDS encoding SLC13 family permease — protein MADRRTVTVAVLVFVAVATAPIPGLASPGQYALATAAFAGVLWVTGGLPLPITALTIPVLLAGFGVVPNVGEAVAGFADPIIFLLLAGFVLAEALQKHGTDRRVAYHVLAAVGTSPRRIVFAVMVATAALSMVISNSATTAMMVPIALGIADRVIADDAGTNGGTERDAVSENPPAVEQTIPRDESARLTEQPNFRLAMLLGVAYAASIGGVGTLIGTPPNAIVVSQLSEQLGYTITFVDWLAIGLPFVVVGLPVTWYVLAVLVYPPQVDDASVAREEARRYLRRTGPPSAAEQRVLLITGATASLWLLGGLGFLFEGVLPPRLYVTLFGGSGDHLFGVGDHQGILYFVTVGLAAIPALAIAGTIDWDDIQRIDWGTIILLAGGISLANALATTDATRWLAESVVGSMAGAPILVVALIVAAAMVAASEIASNTAMAAISVPILISMGPRYAGAFGTSPTAASVFLAITGAIAASFGFALPVATPPNAIAFGTGQMTKDHMLRPGVILDVAMVLVTAVLAFGLFTLVWPVVT, from the coding sequence ATGGCCGACCGTCGTACCGTAACGGTCGCCGTCCTCGTCTTTGTCGCCGTCGCCACCGCCCCGATCCCCGGACTGGCCTCGCCCGGACAGTACGCGCTGGCGACGGCGGCCTTCGCGGGCGTCCTCTGGGTCACCGGCGGTCTGCCACTCCCGATTACGGCGTTAACCATTCCCGTACTCCTCGCGGGCTTCGGCGTTGTCCCGAACGTTGGGGAGGCAGTCGCTGGCTTCGCCGACCCGATCATCTTCCTCTTGCTCGCCGGGTTCGTCCTCGCGGAGGCGCTCCAAAAACACGGGACGGACCGCCGCGTCGCGTACCATGTCCTCGCCGCCGTGGGGACCTCCCCGCGTCGAATCGTCTTCGCCGTAATGGTCGCCACGGCGGCGCTGTCGATGGTGATTTCAAACTCCGCGACCACCGCGATGATGGTCCCCATCGCTCTCGGTATCGCCGACCGAGTGATAGCAGACGACGCAGGGACGAATGGCGGTACCGAACGCGACGCGGTGTCGGAGAACCCTCCCGCAGTAGAACAGACGATACCCCGTGACGAGTCTGCACGGCTGACCGAACAGCCGAACTTTCGACTGGCGATGCTTCTGGGCGTCGCCTACGCGGCCAGCATTGGGGGTGTCGGGACCCTCATCGGAACGCCGCCCAACGCCATCGTGGTCTCCCAGCTCAGTGAGCAACTCGGCTACACGATTACGTTCGTCGACTGGCTGGCGATCGGTCTCCCGTTTGTCGTGGTCGGGCTGCCGGTGACGTGGTACGTACTCGCCGTCCTCGTCTATCCTCCTCAAGTCGACGATGCTAGCGTCGCACGCGAAGAAGCGAGGCGATACCTGCGTCGGACGGGACCGCCCTCGGCCGCCGAACAACGCGTCCTCCTTATTACGGGCGCAACGGCCAGCCTCTGGCTACTCGGTGGCCTCGGGTTTCTCTTCGAGGGTGTTCTACCACCTCGCCTGTACGTGACGTTGTTCGGCGGTTCGGGAGACCACCTTTTCGGCGTCGGAGACCACCAGGGCATCTTGTACTTCGTGACCGTCGGACTGGCCGCGATACCGGCGCTCGCAATCGCTGGAACCATCGACTGGGACGACATTCAACGAATTGACTGGGGAACTATCATCCTACTCGCCGGCGGTATCTCGTTGGCGAACGCACTCGCAACGACGGACGCGACGCGCTGGCTGGCCGAATCGGTCGTCGGCTCGATGGCTGGCGCACCGATTCTGGTCGTCGCGCTCATCGTCGCCGCCGCGATGGTCGCCGCCTCCGAAATCGCCTCGAACACGGCGATGGCGGCGATCTCGGTGCCGATTCTCATCTCGATGGGGCCGAGATACGCGGGAGCGTTCGGGACCTCACCGACGGCCGCAAGCGTCTTTCTGGCCATAACGGGCGCTATCGCGGCCAGTTTCGGCTTCGCGCTTCCGGTTGCGACGCCGCCGAACGCCATCGCGTTCGGGACTGGCCAGATGACGAAAGATCACATGCTCCGACCGGGAGTAATCCTGGACGTGGCGATGGTGCTGGTCACTGCGGTACTGGCGTTCGGCCTGTTCACGCTAGTTTGGCCGGTAGTGACATGA
- a CDS encoding MBL fold metallo-hydrolase, which translates to MTEISPNELSERLQTDEEDVLVLDIRHEEDYDDWHIPGSINVDVYDRLTDDPYAAKDALKELPDGKEIVTVCAAGVASQSATDILLEMGYDATTLTDGMNGWSRVHRSASVPADLDGTFIQVARPGKGCLSHVLISEGEATVFDPSQYIEEYDEILSDHDAELVGVFDTHAHADHVSGAAELANRHSVPYYLHPKDALAIDATPLEDGQTVTVGSLDIEVIHTPGHSEGSVSFDIDGAALITGDTLFHDSVGRVELGVEAGIEDSDVEENAATLYESLQRLLDRSDDTLVLPAHDPGSPEPPVTATLGEVRERNEDLGRGREEFVAELASDIPDHPPNFERVKRTNVGQESVPADELAELELGPNNCAAE; encoded by the coding sequence ATGACGGAGATCAGTCCGAACGAACTCAGTGAACGATTACAGACCGACGAGGAGGACGTCCTAGTTCTCGATATTCGGCACGAAGAGGACTACGACGATTGGCACATCCCCGGTAGCATCAACGTAGACGTCTACGATCGACTAACCGACGATCCGTATGCGGCAAAGGATGCTCTCAAGGAACTCCCTGACGGAAAGGAGATCGTCACCGTCTGTGCCGCTGGCGTCGCCTCACAGAGTGCGACCGATATCCTCCTCGAGATGGGATACGATGCTACGACGCTCACAGACGGGATGAACGGGTGGAGTCGTGTCCACCGGTCCGCATCAGTTCCAGCTGACCTCGACGGCACGTTCATACAGGTCGCACGGCCTGGGAAGGGTTGTCTCTCTCACGTCCTCATTTCAGAGGGCGAAGCTACCGTGTTCGACCCCTCTCAGTACATCGAGGAGTACGACGAGATTCTCAGCGACCACGACGCCGAACTCGTCGGTGTCTTCGATACGCATGCCCATGCAGATCACGTCTCTGGAGCTGCGGAACTCGCCAACCGTCACAGTGTTCCGTACTACCTCCACCCGAAGGACGCGCTCGCCATCGATGCGACGCCCCTTGAAGATGGGCAGACCGTTACCGTCGGCAGTCTCGATATCGAGGTCATCCACACGCCGGGACACAGCGAAGGGAGTGTCTCGTTCGATATCGACGGGGCAGCCCTGATTACGGGCGACACGCTCTTTCACGACAGCGTGGGACGCGTCGAACTCGGCGTCGAAGCGGGGATTGAAGATTCCGACGTGGAGGAGAACGCTGCGACGCTCTACGAGAGCCTTCAGCGGTTGCTTGACCGGTCGGACGACACTCTCGTCTTGCCAGCACACGACCCCGGTTCACCAGAACCGCCGGTGACTGCAACCCTCGGTGAGGTCAGGGAACGGAATGAGGATCTCGGCCGTGGTCGTGAGGAATTCGTCGCGGAACTCGCTTCCGATATCCCGGATCATCCGCCGAACTTCGAGCGCGTCAAGCGGACGAATGTGGGACAGGAATCGGTTCCCGCCGACGAACTGGCCGAACTCGAACTGGGTCCGAACAACTGTGCAGCCGAATAA